The following coding sequences are from one Comamonas koreensis window:
- a CDS encoding AMP-dependent synthetase/ligase has protein sequence MNAQLPAPLAPELSALTTLPALFAYRCNHSPEREAYRWFDSATDAWQSFSWADMQAQVARWGQALQGLQLARGARIATLLTHSVHAICIDQAGMAQACATVPLHANDNPGNIAFILADAAASLLLINRLETWEQIVATGTPLPALRCVVIDDPQQAAIPVLASSEGLPRLVRLQDWLAEADGNSTPSQTHQAPEAQDMAAIVYTSGTTGKPKGVMLSHHNVLSDVKAVLGRVVPTQDDVFLSFLPVSHTFERSCGYYLPMAVASTVVYARSVALLAEDMLSIRPTILVSVPRIYERIYAKIQEKLTRSALKRALFAAAVSKGWARHCQAHGLANTDAPQGGWARWLPWSLLQKKVAQPILDLFGGRLRIAVTGGAAIPSVVSHSFLGLGLNVLQGFGMTETSPVLSANSLQHNDPSTVGKPLDGMEVRIGENKELQARGPNIMMGYWGRPEDTRQAFTDDGWLRTGDQAELVGGEVRIVGRIKEIIVTATGEKVPPSDIEQALCADPLFEQSFVVGEHQPFIACVTVVNREEWKQLATSLGLDPDNSVSLQASAVRKIALERIAAQCQGLAKYAVPRAVYLVTEPWTIDNGLMTPTLKLRRPQLMQKFATEIAHIYAK, from the coding sequence ATGAACGCCCAACTTCCAGCGCCGCTGGCCCCTGAGCTCAGCGCCCTGACCACCCTGCCCGCGCTGTTTGCCTACCGCTGCAACCACAGCCCCGAGCGCGAAGCCTACCGCTGGTTTGATAGCGCAACGGATGCCTGGCAATCGTTCAGTTGGGCCGATATGCAGGCCCAGGTCGCACGCTGGGGCCAGGCGCTGCAAGGCCTGCAGCTGGCGCGCGGCGCACGCATTGCCACCTTGCTGACGCACAGTGTCCACGCCATCTGTATCGACCAGGCCGGCATGGCCCAGGCCTGCGCCACCGTGCCGCTGCATGCCAATGACAACCCCGGCAATATCGCCTTTATCCTGGCCGATGCGGCCGCCTCGCTGCTGCTCATCAACCGCCTGGAGACCTGGGAGCAGATCGTGGCGACTGGCACGCCGCTGCCCGCGCTGCGCTGCGTGGTGATCGATGACCCGCAGCAAGCAGCGATCCCGGTATTGGCCAGCAGCGAAGGTCTGCCACGCCTGGTCCGTCTGCAGGACTGGCTGGCCGAGGCCGATGGCAACAGCACCCCATCACAGACCCACCAGGCGCCAGAAGCGCAGGATATGGCCGCCATCGTCTACACCAGCGGCACCACCGGCAAGCCCAAGGGCGTGATGCTGAGCCACCACAATGTGCTGAGCGACGTCAAGGCGGTGCTCGGCCGTGTCGTGCCAACGCAGGACGATGTCTTTCTGTCCTTTCTGCCGGTATCGCACACCTTTGAGCGCAGCTGCGGCTACTACCTGCCGATGGCAGTCGCCAGCACGGTGGTCTATGCCCGCTCGGTCGCGCTGCTGGCCGAGGACATGCTCAGCATCCGCCCCACCATCCTGGTGTCCGTGCCCCGCATCTACGAGCGCATCTACGCCAAGATCCAGGAAAAGCTCACCAGGTCGGCCCTCAAGCGCGCGCTCTTTGCCGCAGCCGTCTCCAAAGGCTGGGCGCGCCACTGCCAGGCCCATGGCCTGGCCAATACCGATGCACCGCAAGGCGGCTGGGCGCGCTGGCTGCCCTGGTCGCTGCTGCAGAAAAAAGTGGCCCAGCCCATTTTGGATTTGTTTGGCGGCCGGCTGCGCATTGCCGTGACCGGCGGCGCGGCCATTCCCTCGGTGGTGTCGCACAGCTTTCTGGGCCTGGGCCTGAATGTGCTGCAGGGCTTTGGCATGACCGAGACTTCGCCGGTGCTGAGCGCCAACTCGCTGCAGCACAACGACCCATCCACGGTGGGCAAGCCCCTCGATGGCATGGAAGTGCGCATTGGCGAGAACAAGGAACTGCAGGCACGCGGCCCCAATATCATGATGGGTTACTGGGGCCGCCCGGAAGACACGCGCCAGGCCTTTACTGACGACGGCTGGCTGCGCACCGGCGACCAGGCCGAGCTGGTAGGTGGCGAAGTGCGCATCGTGGGCCGCATCAAGGAGATCATCGTCACCGCCACCGGCGAGAAGGTGCCGCCCTCGGATATCGAGCAGGCGCTCTGCGCCGATCCGCTGTTCGAGCAAAGCTTTGTCGTCGGTGAGCACCAGCCCTTTATCGCCTGCGTCACCGTCGTCAACCGCGAAGAATGGAAGCAGCTGGCCACCAGCCTGGGTCTGGACCCGGACAACAGCGTCAGCCTGCAGGCCAGCGCCGTGCGCAAGATCGCGCTGGAGCGCATCGCCGCGCAGTGCCAGGGCCTTGCCAAGTATGCGGTGCCGCGCGCCGTCTACCTGGTCACCGAACCCTGGACCATCGACAACGGCTTGATGACGCCTACGCTCAAGCTGCGCCGCCCGCAGCTCATGCAGAAGTTCGCCACCGAGATTGCGCATATCTACGCCAAGTAA
- a CDS encoding 2-keto-4-pentenoate hydratase: MMHPAWRFRLSPLWLAAGLAAGSGMAQAACLDDAQVAQWLQAYEAKQPVPSAAAMTEADGKCSRNKLNAAWLAQGKKPIGYKAGLTSAAMQKRFQTDKPVWGVLYEGALLPNRSTVPAAFGARPMFEADMLVRVSSSAINRATTPLQVLNNIDRIVPFIELPDLVVENPAQLDGAAVEAMNVGARMGVMGNAMPVPQFRAERYALLNALQSMQVDITDQSGARLGGGRGGDLMGQPLNAVVWLAQALQAEGQRLKVGDWISLGSYSALMPPQPGQQIRVDYKGLVGAQPVELRFE; the protein is encoded by the coding sequence ATGATGCACCCTGCTTGGCGTTTTCGTCTCTCCCCCCTCTGGCTGGCCGCTGGCCTGGCTGCTGGCAGTGGCATGGCCCAGGCCGCTTGCCTCGATGACGCCCAGGTCGCGCAGTGGCTGCAGGCCTATGAGGCCAAGCAGCCCGTGCCTTCGGCCGCCGCGATGACCGAGGCCGATGGCAAATGCAGCCGCAACAAGCTCAACGCCGCCTGGCTGGCCCAGGGCAAAAAGCCCATTGGCTACAAGGCGGGGCTGACCAGCGCGGCGATGCAAAAGCGCTTTCAAACCGACAAGCCGGTATGGGGTGTGCTCTACGAGGGCGCGCTGCTGCCCAACCGCAGCACCGTGCCTGCCGCCTTTGGCGCACGCCCGATGTTTGAGGCGGATATGCTGGTGCGCGTCTCCAGCAGTGCCATCAACCGCGCGACTACGCCGCTGCAGGTGCTTAACAACATCGACCGCATCGTCCCCTTTATCGAGTTGCCCGACCTGGTCGTGGAGAACCCCGCACAGCTCGATGGCGCGGCCGTCGAGGCGATGAATGTAGGCGCGCGCATGGGCGTGATGGGCAACGCCATGCCCGTGCCACAGTTCCGCGCCGAGCGCTATGCGCTGTTGAATGCACTGCAGAGCATGCAGGTCGATATCACCGACCAGAGCGGCGCGCGGCTGGGTGGCGGGCGCGGCGGCGACCTGATGGGCCAGCCGCTCAATGCCGTGGTCTGGCTCGCGCAAGCCCTGCAGGCCGAAGGCCAGCGCCTCAAGGTGGGCGACTGGATCAGCCTGGGTTCGTACTCGGCCTTGATGCCGCCCCAACCCGGGCAGCAGATCCGGGTGGATTACAAGGGCCTGGTCGGGGCGCAGCCGGTAGAGTTGCGCTTTGAGTAA
- a CDS encoding saccharopine dehydrogenase family protein, whose product MSDKSSKKTAQTSSSSAAKAGAGDKKVTILGAGKIGFAMAVLLQAAGGYQLRIADQSKAQLKAAAALGLETVHIGKGGDLLPAVQGQFAVLNALPFHMATEVAGIAAAHGVHYFDLTEDVQSTHAIRKIAAKAGSVLMPQCGLAPGFIGIVGNDVAKHFDTLHDLKMRVGALPRYPQGSLRYNLTWSTEGLINEYINPCEALVDGQPLTVHALEGLETFALDGIEYEAFNTSGGLGTLTETWAGKARNVDYKSIRYPGHCAILKILLNELKLRDKRELLNEIFDNAIAATRQDVIVVFASATGYKGERLMQESYSARIVGTTVAGHALTAIQLTTAAGICCALDLVASGVLPQKGFIAQESIELADFMANRFGQYYRVQDLNASLAA is encoded by the coding sequence ATGAGCGACAAATCCAGCAAAAAGACCGCCCAAACCTCCTCCTCCAGCGCCGCCAAGGCCGGTGCCGGCGACAAGAAAGTCACGATTTTGGGTGCCGGCAAAATCGGCTTTGCGATGGCCGTGCTGCTGCAGGCCGCCGGCGGCTACCAGCTGCGCATTGCCGACCAGTCCAAGGCGCAGCTCAAGGCCGCTGCGGCGCTGGGCCTGGAGACCGTGCATATCGGCAAGGGTGGTGACCTGTTGCCTGCGGTGCAGGGTCAGTTTGCCGTGCTCAATGCGCTGCCTTTCCACATGGCCACCGAGGTGGCCGGCATCGCTGCCGCCCATGGCGTGCATTACTTCGACTTGACCGAGGATGTGCAGTCCACCCACGCAATCCGCAAAATCGCCGCCAAGGCCGGCAGCGTGCTGATGCCCCAGTGCGGCCTGGCTCCCGGCTTTATCGGCATTGTCGGCAACGACGTGGCCAAGCATTTCGACACCTTGCACGACCTCAAGATGCGCGTGGGTGCGCTGCCCCGCTACCCGCAGGGCAGCCTGCGCTACAACCTGACCTGGAGCACCGAAGGCCTGATCAACGAGTACATCAACCCCTGCGAAGCGCTGGTGGATGGCCAGCCGCTGACGGTGCATGCGCTCGAAGGTCTGGAGACCTTTGCGCTGGACGGCATCGAGTACGAGGCCTTCAACACCAGCGGCGGTCTGGGCACCTTGACAGAGACCTGGGCGGGCAAGGCGCGCAATGTGGACTACAAGTCCATCCGCTACCCCGGCCACTGCGCCATCTTGAAGATCTTGCTCAACGAGCTCAAGCTGCGTGACAAGCGCGAGCTGCTCAACGAGATCTTCGACAACGCCATTGCCGCCACGCGCCAGGATGTGATCGTGGTCTTTGCCAGCGCCACCGGCTACAAGGGTGAGCGCCTGATGCAGGAGTCCTACTCGGCCCGAATCGTGGGCACCACCGTCGCTGGCCATGCACTCACTGCCATCCAGCTGACCACCGCTGCTGGCATCTGCTGCGCGCTGGACCTGGTGGCCAGCGGTGTGCTGCCGCAAAAGGGCTTTATCGCGCAAGAGTCGATCGAGCTGGCGGACTTCATGGCCAACCGCTTTGGCCAGTACTACCGCGTGCAGGATCTGAATGCATCGCTGGCAGCCTGA
- the mltG gene encoding endolytic transglycosylase MltG: MMLAPLHGGGRVVKRLFKLIVVLALAAAGAGYVWLNQPLVLGKGGATVELEIEPGTSPRAVAQAVRAVGIEVNPDLLYWWFRLSGQDRKIRAGNYEIPAGTSPRSLLARLVRGEDSQRVLTIVEGWNLRQMRAAMAREEHLRHDTAAMTPEEIMAALGRPDMPAEGRFFPDTYAFSKGSSDLALMRRAMLAMDKRLEAVWSLNPSDSPLKSPQDLLTLASIVEKETGKAEDRAMVAGVFINRLRIGMLLQTDPTVIYGLGEKFDGNLRKRDLQTDTPWNTYTRAGLPPTPIAMPGKASLMAAIQPENTKALYFVAKGDGSSHFSQSLDEHNRAVNTYIRGK, from the coding sequence ATGATGCTCGCTCCATTGCACGGAGGCGGTAGGGTTGTGAAGCGTTTATTCAAGTTGATTGTTGTGCTGGCACTGGCCGCTGCCGGTGCGGGCTATGTCTGGCTGAACCAGCCACTGGTCCTGGGCAAAGGCGGCGCCACCGTGGAGCTGGAGATTGAGCCGGGCACCTCGCCGCGTGCCGTCGCCCAGGCGGTGCGGGCCGTGGGCATCGAGGTGAACCCCGATCTGCTGTACTGGTGGTTCCGCCTCTCGGGCCAGGACCGCAAGATCCGCGCGGGCAACTACGAGATACCCGCCGGCACGTCGCCGCGCAGCCTGCTGGCGCGCCTGGTGCGCGGTGAAGACAGCCAGCGCGTGCTGACCATTGTCGAAGGCTGGAACCTGCGCCAGATGCGTGCGGCCATGGCCAGGGAAGAGCACCTGCGCCACGACACGGCAGCGATGACGCCCGAAGAGATCATGGCAGCGCTGGGCCGGCCCGATATGCCGGCCGAAGGCCGGTTTTTCCCCGACACCTATGCATTTTCCAAGGGCAGCAGCGACCTGGCCTTGATGCGCCGCGCGATGCTGGCGATGGACAAGCGGCTCGAAGCGGTCTGGTCGCTCAACCCCTCGGACAGCCCGCTCAAGAGCCCGCAGGATTTGCTGACGCTGGCCAGCATTGTTGAGAAGGAAACCGGTAAGGCAGAGGACCGGGCGATGGTGGCGGGGGTTTTCATCAACCGCCTGCGCATCGGCATGCTGCTGCAGACGGACCCGACCGTCATCTACGGCCTGGGTGAAAAATTCGATGGCAATCTGCGCAAGCGCGACCTGCAGACCGATACGCCCTGGAACACCTATACCCGCGCTGGCTTGCCACCCACACCGATCGCCATGCCCGGCAAGGCCTCGCTGATGGCCGCCATCCAGCCTGAGAACACCAAGGCGCTGTACTTTGTCGCCAAGGGCGATGGCAGCAGCCATTTCAGCCAGAGCCTGGACGAGCACAACCGTGCGGTAAACACCTATATCCGCGGCAAGTAG
- a CDS encoding alpha/beta hydrolase, translating into MPADVIAELTPTMRSVVERMARAQHTPMWEMTVQEARQAYGIGAGVLEIAKPALARVEDLHIPARDGFQIPARLYAASWDPLQPVLLFTHGGGFTIGSVDTHDTLCRELAHLAGCMVVSVDYRLAPEHRFPTASNDAWDALQWLAAEGMALGADTGRLAVGGDSAGGTLAAVNAILARDAGIDLALQLLIYPGCAAHQDTPSHARYSQGPILTKPMISWMFSNYLRTLTDRDDWRFAPLLAPDLRGLAPASIHLAQCDSLVDEGVMYAERLRAAGVDVDLHTYAGVAHEFVKMGRALKEARACHAQMTQALRAAFD; encoded by the coding sequence ATGCCTGCCGATGTGATCGCCGAGCTGACTCCCACGATGCGCAGCGTGGTTGAGCGCATGGCCCGCGCCCAGCACACCCCCATGTGGGAGATGACGGTGCAAGAGGCGCGCCAGGCCTACGGCATTGGCGCCGGGGTGCTGGAGATTGCCAAGCCCGCACTCGCACGCGTTGAGGACTTGCACATCCCGGCGCGCGATGGTTTTCAGATCCCGGCGCGGCTCTACGCCGCCAGCTGGGACCCGCTGCAGCCGGTGTTACTCTTTACCCATGGCGGGGGCTTTACGATCGGCAGCGTGGACACGCATGACACGCTGTGCCGCGAGCTGGCCCACCTGGCTGGCTGCATGGTCGTCTCGGTGGACTACCGCCTGGCGCCCGAGCACCGCTTTCCGACTGCCAGCAATGATGCCTGGGATGCCTTGCAGTGGCTGGCGGCCGAAGGCATGGCGCTGGGGGCCGATACCGGCCGCCTGGCCGTGGGTGGCGACAGCGCAGGCGGCACCTTGGCAGCGGTCAACGCGATTCTCGCGCGCGACGCCGGTATCGACCTGGCCTTGCAGCTGCTGATCTACCCCGGTTGCGCGGCGCACCAGGATACGCCCTCGCATGCGCGCTACAGCCAGGGGCCCATTCTGACCAAGCCGATGATCAGCTGGATGTTCAGCAACTACCTGCGCACGCTGACCGACCGCGACGACTGGCGCTTTGCGCCCTTGCTGGCGCCGGATCTGCGCGGCCTCGCGCCTGCCAGCATCCATCTGGCGCAATGCGATTCACTGGTCGATGAGGGCGTGATGTATGCCGAGCGCCTGCGTGCTGCCGGTGTCGACGTGGACCTGCACACCTATGCCGGCGTGGCGCATGAATTTGTCAAGATGGGCCGCGCGCTCAAGGAAGCGCGGGCCTGCCATGCGCAGATGACCCAGGCGCTGCGTGCGGCCTTTGACTGA
- a CDS encoding YgfZ/GcvT domain-containing protein, whose translation MTQALQGHLSLQHLGVIRAEGADAASFLQGQLSHDVQLLPVGQARLAAFLSAKGRMQASFIVIKRSADEFWLITSRDVLPATLKRLSMFVLRAKCKLSDATEAVQLLGLAGDAVPAEARSLAPWQVLALGDASMVRLYAAEGESRALLAAPAASALPTQISGSPAIAPQAWQLSMVQAGVPLITTPVVDAFVPQMLNFESVDGVSFKKGCYPGQEVVARSQFRGTLKRRMYRLASAAQPQPGQEVFAASDDSQPVGTVVQAAASASGFEALVSMQITAASEPLHLGSSTGAALQLLSLPYTLKEDI comes from the coding sequence ATGACTCAAGCATTACAGGGACACCTTTCGCTCCAGCATTTGGGCGTGATCCGCGCCGAGGGCGCCGATGCCGCCAGCTTCTTGCAGGGCCAGCTCAGCCATGATGTGCAGTTGCTGCCCGTGGGCCAGGCACGGCTGGCGGCTTTTCTGTCGGCCAAGGGCCGCATGCAGGCCAGCTTTATCGTGATCAAACGCAGCGCAGACGAGTTCTGGCTCATCACCAGCCGCGATGTGCTGCCCGCCACGCTCAAGCGTCTGTCGATGTTTGTGCTGCGCGCCAAGTGCAAGCTGAGCGACGCGACCGAGGCCGTGCAACTGCTGGGCCTGGCCGGTGATGCTGTGCCCGCCGAGGCCCGCAGCCTGGCGCCCTGGCAGGTGCTGGCGCTGGGCGATGCGTCGATGGTGCGCCTCTATGCCGCCGAAGGCGAGAGCCGCGCACTGCTCGCCGCCCCCGCCGCCAGCGCCCTGCCCACGCAAATCTCAGGCAGCCCGGCCATTGCGCCGCAGGCTTGGCAGCTGTCGATGGTGCAGGCGGGCGTGCCGCTGATCACCACGCCGGTGGTCGATGCCTTTGTGCCCCAGATGCTGAACTTTGAATCGGTCGATGGCGTGAGCTTCAAAAAAGGCTGCTACCCCGGCCAGGAGGTCGTCGCACGCAGCCAGTTCCGCGGCACGCTCAAGCGCCGCATGTACCGGCTCGCCTCGGCCGCGCAGCCCCAGCCGGGCCAGGAGGTCTTTGCCGCCAGCGACGACAGCCAGCCGGTGGGCACCGTGGTGCAGGCCGCTGCCAGCGCATCGGGCTTTGAGGCCCTGGTATCGATGCAGATTACGGCCGCCAGCGAGCCGTTGCACCTGGGCAGCAGCACCGGCGCGGCCTTGCAGCTACTGAGCCTGCCCTATACGCTCAAGGAAGACATCTGA
- a CDS encoding DUF2007 domain-containing protein, with protein MRTVYEPASAVQAHVLQDVLRQHGITSFVSGEHLQGAIGELPAGSLVRLLVDDADWAAARRALEQWERAPLIDDAELARADPSLPEQPQPGPAHDPRFDLACDPREGANARRDSNPDGYSDAARWYPCWWAAGAALLALCLHYLLGGVPQADSAGSTGAADQSQQAPDAASASSEGQRAAPSSSR; from the coding sequence ATGCGCACTGTTTATGAACCGGCCAGTGCCGTACAAGCCCATGTTCTGCAAGACGTGCTGCGCCAGCACGGCATCACCAGCTTTGTCAGTGGCGAGCATTTGCAAGGCGCGATCGGCGAGCTGCCCGCCGGCAGCCTGGTGCGTCTGCTGGTGGACGATGCCGACTGGGCCGCCGCACGCCGCGCGCTGGAGCAATGGGAGCGCGCGCCACTGATCGACGATGCCGAGCTGGCCCGGGCCGACCCCAGCCTGCCCGAGCAGCCGCAGCCTGGGCCCGCCCATGACCCGCGCTTTGACCTGGCCTGCGATCCACGCGAAGGCGCCAACGCCCGCCGGGATAGCAACCCCGACGGCTACAGCGACGCCGCGCGCTGGTACCCCTGCTGGTGGGCCGCTGGCGCAGCACTGCTGGCCCTGTGCCTGCACTACCTGCTCGGTGGCGTGCCCCAGGCCGATTCTGCGGGCAGTACCGGCGCTGCAGACCAGTCACAGCAGGCGCCGGATGCCGCATCTGCCAGCAGCGAAGGCCAGCGGGCAGCGCCATCCAGCAGCCGCTGA
- a CDS encoding TRAP transporter substrate-binding protein: MADHNSNETLASPSRRKVLARMGLAAGSGMVLSLPHIASAAATPLKCAGAYTDTLFHTRNLTQFAREANGLSQGGLQIEVVSNAKLMPMNQVMPALSKGDLAIGEIFMSNFSDQYPAFAIDSLPFIVRSFDDAKRLWAATREPIEALLKKQGIRLLYTAPWPGQGLFSRTAVNKLDDVKGQKFRVNNVASKYIAEVAGATPVDTPANDLAKAIQAGKVDVMLTSSTTGVDSQSWNAMGIFIDMRAWIPKNLILMSEKSWSGLTDGAKTALDTAAKQAEARGWQLAKDADDAAQKVLVEHGTKISQPSYELRRALDLMGEKFAREWSSKAGVDGAAALLNYYFPKK; this comes from the coding sequence ATGGCAGATCACAACTCCAACGAAACGCTTGCCAGTCCGTCCCGGCGCAAAGTGCTGGCCCGCATGGGCCTGGCGGCAGGCTCGGGGATGGTCTTGTCGCTGCCGCATATCGCCAGCGCGGCAGCGACGCCGCTCAAGTGCGCCGGCGCCTATACCGACACGCTGTTCCACACCCGCAATCTGACGCAGTTTGCGCGTGAAGCCAATGGCCTGAGCCAGGGTGGTCTGCAGATCGAGGTGGTCTCCAATGCCAAGCTGATGCCGATGAACCAGGTCATGCCTGCGCTCAGCAAGGGTGATCTGGCGATCGGCGAGATCTTCATGTCGAACTTCAGCGACCAGTACCCCGCCTTTGCCATCGACTCGCTGCCCTTTATCGTGCGCAGCTTTGACGATGCCAAGCGCCTGTGGGCGGCCACGCGCGAGCCGATCGAGGCGCTGCTGAAAAAGCAAGGCATTCGCCTGCTCTACACCGCACCTTGGCCGGGTCAGGGCCTGTTCTCGCGCACGGCGGTGAACAAGCTCGACGACGTCAAGGGCCAGAAATTCCGCGTCAACAACGTCGCCTCCAAGTACATTGCCGAGGTCGCCGGTGCGACCCCGGTCGACACCCCGGCCAATGACCTGGCCAAGGCTATCCAGGCGGGCAAGGTTGATGTGATGCTGACATCGAGCACCACCGGCGTGGACAGCCAGTCCTGGAACGCGATGGGCATCTTCATCGACATGCGCGCCTGGATTCCGAAGAACCTGATCCTGATGAGCGAGAAGAGCTGGTCGGGCCTGACCGACGGCGCCAAGACGGCGCTGGACACTGCCGCCAAGCAGGCCGAGGCGCGCGGCTGGCAGTTGGCCAAGGATGCCGACGATGCCGCGCAGAAGGTGCTGGTCGAGCATGGCACCAAGATCAGCCAGCCGTCCTACGAGCTGCGCCGTGCGCTGGACTTGATGGGCGAGAAGTTCGCCCGCGAGTGGTCGTCCAAGGCCGGTGTCGATGGTGCTGCCGCCTTGCTGAACTACTACTTCCCCAAGAAGTAA
- a CDS encoding YbgC/FadM family acyl-CoA thioesterase, with protein MSTSSQTLFDTPARSLADFRCRSRQRVRWSEVDLQKVVFNAHYLSYVDIAMSEYWRQLAVPYEEGMQRLGGELFLRASQLEFHASARLDDVIDIGLRVAKLGNTSVQYEAAIYCAGTLLATATMVYVFADSAQQPQPLPEAYRRMVQRFEAGEEMVELKTGSWNVLGQEAMRLRMQVFVREQGIPAEIEADAFDVSALHAVALNGLGMCVATGRMLPSAQEENRADAMRIGRMAVAKPLRGGSLGRQVLDALVDAAARQGKRQVELHAQRTAENFYRRAGFSVVGEPYEEAGIAHISMQKTLR; from the coding sequence ATGAGCACCTCTTCCCAGACCCTGTTTGACACCCCCGCCCGCAGCCTGGCCGATTTCCGCTGCCGCAGCCGCCAGCGCGTGCGCTGGTCCGAGGTCGATCTGCAGAAAGTGGTCTTCAACGCCCATTACCTGAGCTATGTGGATATTGCCATGTCCGAATACTGGCGCCAGCTGGCCGTGCCTTACGAGGAGGGCATGCAGCGCCTGGGCGGCGAGCTGTTCCTGCGCGCCTCGCAGCTGGAGTTCCATGCCTCGGCACGCCTGGACGATGTGATCGACATCGGCCTGCGCGTGGCCAAGCTGGGCAATACCTCGGTGCAGTACGAGGCGGCGATCTACTGCGCTGGCACTTTGCTGGCCACGGCCACCATGGTCTATGTGTTTGCCGACAGCGCCCAGCAGCCCCAGCCGCTGCCCGAGGCCTACCGCCGCATGGTGCAGCGCTTTGAAGCGGGCGAAGAGATGGTGGAACTGAAGACCGGCAGCTGGAATGTACTGGGCCAGGAGGCGATGCGCCTGCGCATGCAGGTCTTTGTGCGCGAGCAGGGCATTCCTGCCGAGATCGAGGCCGATGCCTTTGATGTGAGTGCGCTGCATGCGGTCGCGCTCAACGGCCTGGGCATGTGCGTGGCCACCGGCCGCATGCTGCCCAGCGCGCAGGAAGAAAACCGGGCCGATGCGATGCGCATTGGCCGCATGGCCGTCGCCAAGCCGCTGCGCGGTGGCAGTCTGGGCCGCCAGGTGCTCGATGCCTTGGTCGATGCCGCTGCGCGCCAGGGCAAGCGGCAGGTGGAGCTGCATGCGCAGCGCACAGCGGAGAACTTCTACCGCCGCGCTGGCTTCAGCGTTGTGGGCGAGCCCTATGAGGAAGCAGGCATTGCCCATATCTCGATGCAAAAAACGCTGCGCTGA